In Desulfomonile tiedjei, the following proteins share a genomic window:
- a CDS encoding tetratricopeptide repeat protein, whose amino-acid sequence MISFRALKLYAVMVLCALVFLVFVPSVGNDFVDWDDYSFVVRNPHITSISLRSAVWMLTTFSEGVWHPLTWFSHSLDLALWGPNPGPHHLVSVLIHVLNVALFFTVCGLLQDAWVQRNPSRTSLSETSRFIAALVAALLFGVHPLRVESVTWVAERKDVLCALFYLSSMILYLKYALAGDSGARKRFYLFGVLLFALALLSKPMAVTLPLVLLLLDYFPLYRLRMASFGSLLKEKAPFLLLAAAAMAMNAAAKWGTAIPLSYVPVHMRLMNAFHSIVFYIYQTVFPSKLVPIYEMDRNLDYFGPSFVLAACGVAAITGLCLWRAVKKTRLWAAIWFYYLITLGPAMGFFMAYRHAAADRYTYLPTMGLLLLIGLAAARMWEAAGRLKQPLPAKVGLAAFLLLVTCAYGYQTQKQIAVWKNSETLWRYVIENADYVPDMAYFGVGKALEEKGQLDAALANYEAALALTPQDNRYRRKIAWILAQKGETEKALAMVKENVDREPMNPSAHVNGGKILALLGRYDEAEQSAQKALALNPDFQPAFDLLMMVYLERNDLVKAREYYEKRVSKGYNVPKEIEERLGIRNPRGKTSGP is encoded by the coding sequence ATGATTTCATTCCGTGCCTTGAAACTCTATGCCGTAATGGTGCTCTGCGCCCTTGTGTTTCTGGTATTCGTACCCAGCGTGGGTAATGACTTTGTTGATTGGGACGATTACTCGTTTGTGGTTCGGAACCCACACATAACCTCGATTTCGCTGCGTTCCGCGGTCTGGATGCTGACCACCTTTTCTGAAGGGGTGTGGCACCCTCTGACCTGGTTTTCCCATTCTCTGGATCTGGCCCTGTGGGGACCGAACCCGGGTCCACACCACCTCGTGAGCGTACTGATTCACGTCTTGAATGTGGCGTTGTTTTTCACCGTCTGCGGGCTGCTGCAAGACGCGTGGGTCCAGCGAAATCCCTCCCGCACCAGCCTATCCGAGACCAGCCGGTTCATAGCGGCCCTGGTTGCGGCGTTGTTGTTTGGCGTTCATCCTTTGCGAGTGGAGTCGGTGACGTGGGTAGCGGAACGGAAGGACGTTCTATGCGCTCTGTTTTATCTTTCGTCCATGATTTTGTACCTGAAGTATGCGTTGGCAGGGGACTCAGGTGCACGAAAGAGGTTTTACCTGTTCGGTGTTTTGCTCTTCGCTCTTGCACTGCTTTCAAAGCCGATGGCAGTGACACTTCCGCTCGTGCTCCTGCTTCTGGATTATTTTCCCCTTTACAGGCTTAGGATGGCGTCCTTTGGGAGTCTCCTAAAAGAGAAGGCTCCGTTTCTGCTCCTTGCCGCCGCAGCGATGGCTATGAACGCGGCAGCAAAGTGGGGGACGGCTATCCCGCTGTCTTACGTGCCGGTCCACATGCGTCTCATGAACGCTTTCCATTCTATCGTCTTCTACATATATCAGACGGTTTTCCCCTCCAAACTCGTACCCATTTATGAAATGGATAGAAATCTTGACTACTTTGGTCCCAGTTTCGTTCTGGCCGCCTGCGGCGTGGCTGCCATAACGGGCCTGTGTCTATGGCGAGCGGTGAAAAAGACCCGTCTATGGGCAGCCATATGGTTTTACTATCTGATCACCTTGGGACCGGCCATGGGCTTCTTCATGGCCTATAGGCACGCTGCGGCCGACAGGTACACCTACCTGCCAACCATGGGATTGCTGCTGTTGATCGGCCTGGCAGCCGCGCGGATGTGGGAAGCGGCCGGAAGACTGAAACAGCCCTTGCCGGCAAAGGTGGGGCTGGCGGCCTTTCTGCTTCTGGTCACTTGTGCCTACGGGTATCAGACTCAGAAGCAGATCGCGGTCTGGAAAAACTCGGAAACGCTTTGGCGCTATGTTATTGAAAATGCGGACTATGTGCCTGATATGGCCTACTTCGGGGTTGGAAAAGCACTGGAAGAAAAAGGCCAACTGGACGCGGCCTTGGCGAATTACGAAGCGGCTCTGGCCTTAACCCCCCAGGATAACCGATATAGGAGAAAGATCGCATGGATTCTGGCGCAGAAAGGGGAGACCGAAAAGGCACTGGCAATGGTCAAGGAGAACGTCGACCGAGAACCCATGAATCCTTCCGCGCACGTAAACGGCGGGAAGATCTTGGCGCTTTTAGGCCGGTATGATGAAGCGGAGCAGTCGGCCCAAAAGGCTTTAGCGCTCAACCCGGATTTCCAGCCCGCTTTTGATCTGTTGATGATGGTTTATCTGGAGAGAAATGACCTGGTCAAGGCCCGTGAGTATTACGAAAAACGCGTATCAAAAGGCTACAACGTTCCCAAGGAAATCGAAGAGAGGCTGGGAATTCGGAATCCCCGCGGGAAAACCTCCGGGCCTTAG
- a CDS encoding tetratricopeptide repeat protein: MIGPRPFLIIPSGLLFFLVALATYYPGLEAPMYYDSAVRLQGNQHLFCRGLLDVVGIFPQRPLAMLTFYLNYLVTGMDPFSFRLANVALITLTSLAVTILLLLILDLASSPYETASRDKRIVAFLLGLVFLVHPVQTYMVVYIWQRMALLSCLFYLSAFFAYLATRTGRIGNQIAGYSIFAILALCAIASKENAVTLPLVLILAEVTLLRSNFRSLVKPIAICSAAMLVGIGALSFLERPHGAGESSGFFHTVSRYYLESGLTLKEVALSQCRVMFSYLEMIFLPLPANVRLCEAREISGSILQPLTTLPAVVGVAAYLAAAFYLLRRRPVIAFGLLFFFVNLLPEAFLVPQYLFFGYRPSLSMFGLLLVLADLLLLVSGKVANSPRLRWLPAGLALTLCVGIIGLSAVTRSKAELWNDPIVFWGDVVAGFPHDSKNVEKHVRLQALNNLAAELDGKGRHDEAIGLLKRALEINPRDRHSLVTLGRAYAGLGNSAEAKVYYERALEVNPGFAEALVGLGDVLMTENHRDSATSYFEKAVEAAGDNPAPAETIGEILMKSGDPARAARYFGRSVQLDPCSAPKHYGLGKSLMAAGDTSASLIHLKRTIEIDPRHWKAHNDVGVLLARMGLLDAAVAHFKEAVRINPEDVPSRRNLEAALQQRGREKAR, from the coding sequence ATGATAGGGCCTAGGCCATTCTTGATTATTCCGTCAGGTCTTCTATTTTTTCTTGTGGCCCTGGCAACTTACTATCCCGGCCTCGAAGCTCCCATGTATTATGATTCCGCGGTTCGACTGCAAGGGAATCAACACCTCTTTTGCCGCGGCCTTCTCGACGTGGTCGGAATATTTCCGCAACGGCCGCTGGCGATGCTGACTTTCTATTTGAATTACCTTGTAACCGGAATGGATCCTTTTTCCTTCCGACTGGCGAATGTGGCTTTGATCACTCTCACTTCGCTGGCGGTGACAATTCTGCTTCTCTTGATTCTTGACCTGGCCTCTTCTCCTTATGAAACCGCTTCACGGGACAAAAGGATAGTTGCTTTCCTCCTTGGCCTCGTTTTTCTCGTTCATCCGGTACAGACCTACATGGTGGTGTACATATGGCAGAGAATGGCTCTGCTTTCGTGCCTGTTCTATCTCTCCGCGTTTTTCGCCTACCTGGCGACGAGGACGGGACGAATCGGCAACCAAATCGCGGGATACTCGATCTTCGCGATTCTGGCCCTCTGCGCCATCGCGAGCAAAGAAAACGCCGTGACCCTGCCGCTGGTTTTGATCCTTGCAGAGGTCACATTACTTCGGTCAAATTTCCGGAGCCTGGTCAAACCGATTGCTATTTGCTCCGCTGCCATGCTGGTCGGCATTGGGGCCCTTTCTTTTCTGGAGCGGCCTCACGGTGCGGGCGAATCCTCGGGGTTCTTCCACACGGTTTCCAGGTATTACCTGGAAAGCGGCTTGACCCTGAAGGAAGTGGCCCTCTCGCAGTGCCGGGTCATGTTCTCGTACCTCGAGATGATCTTCTTGCCGCTTCCTGCCAACGTGAGGCTATGCGAGGCTCGTGAGATCTCGGGCTCTATCCTGCAGCCGCTCACGACCCTGCCCGCGGTTGTCGGCGTCGCGGCATATCTTGCCGCTGCCTTTTATCTGTTACGCCGACGGCCTGTGATCGCCTTTGGACTGCTCTTCTTCTTTGTGAACCTGTTGCCTGAGGCGTTTCTGGTGCCGCAATACCTTTTTTTCGGATACAGGCCATCGCTCTCGATGTTCGGTCTGTTGCTCGTGCTGGCGGATCTTTTGCTCTTGGTTTCAGGAAAGGTCGCGAACTCCCCGCGCTTGCGTTGGCTCCCGGCCGGACTGGCCTTGACGCTATGCGTCGGCATTATAGGCCTAAGCGCTGTCACTCGCTCCAAGGCGGAATTGTGGAATGACCCTATTGTCTTCTGGGGAGACGTCGTTGCAGGATTTCCTCATGACAGCAAGAACGTCGAGAAACACGTCAGACTCCAGGCATTGAATAACCTGGCCGCTGAACTCGACGGCAAAGGCAGACACGACGAAGCCATAGGTTTGCTGAAAAGGGCGCTGGAAATAAATCCGAGAGACCGACACTCCCTTGTTACCCTGGGAAGGGCCTACGCGGGTCTCGGAAATTCGGCCGAAGCCAAGGTTTACTACGAGCGAGCGCTGGAAGTAAATCCCGGTTTCGCTGAGGCTCTGGTGGGCCTTGGAGACGTCCTGATGACGGAAAACCATCGGGATTCCGCAACAAGCTATTTCGAAAAAGCGGTCGAGGCTGCCGGAGACAACCCTGCCCCAGCTGAAACCATCGGGGAAATACTGATGAAGTCCGGTGACCCTGCCAGGGCGGCGCGCTATTTTGGGCGCTCCGTTCAACTGGACCCTTGCTCGGCTCCGAAGCATTACGGGCTGGGAAAATCCCTTATGGCTGCGGGAGACACCTCCGCATCACTTATTCACCTTAAGAGGACGATTGAAATTGACCCCCGCCATTGGAAGGCGCATAACGACGTCGGGGTGTTACTGGCCCGAATGGGGTTGTTGGACGCCGCAGTGGCCCACTTCAAAGAAGCGGTCCGGATCAATCCTGAGGACGTTCCCTCGCGAAGGAATTTGGAGGCGGCGCTCCAGCAACGCGGACGCGAAAAGGCGCGGTGA
- a CDS encoding electron transfer flavoprotein subunit alpha/FixB family protein → MSNVMIYGEIKAGKIKKSAFELASQGRKLADSMGGELAAVLMGPQGEQFAPDLARYGVDTVYVLEAPELETYNSEFYAQALAHMVGEKKPEILLISHSMQGKDLAPRTAAKLGVGHIADCIAFELDGTTLVGKRPMYAGKCYAQWSSTVSPQLASARPNVLETAENPKAGTVEKVAFSPDTSRPTYKTKELSLDTSGKVDLTEAEIIVSGGRGMGGTDYSLLEEMAGIFGPTATVGASRAAVDAGWRPHSDQVGQTGKTVTPNLYVACGISGSIQHLAGMGSSKVIVAVNKDPEAPIFTKADYGIVGDLFKVVPEFNKELKTLLAE, encoded by the coding sequence ATGTCAAACGTGATGATATATGGGGAGATCAAAGCAGGAAAGATCAAGAAATCGGCTTTCGAGCTGGCCAGCCAGGGACGAAAGCTGGCGGACAGTATGGGCGGTGAGCTGGCCGCAGTGTTGATGGGTCCTCAAGGCGAGCAATTTGCCCCGGACCTGGCACGCTACGGCGTGGACACCGTGTATGTGCTGGAAGCTCCCGAGTTGGAGACCTACAATTCGGAGTTTTACGCCCAGGCCCTGGCCCATATGGTCGGCGAAAAAAAGCCCGAAATCCTTCTTATTAGTCATTCCATGCAGGGCAAGGATTTGGCCCCGCGTACCGCTGCCAAGCTCGGCGTGGGGCATATTGCCGACTGTATCGCTTTTGAACTGGATGGCACCACACTAGTGGGCAAACGCCCCATGTACGCGGGCAAGTGCTATGCGCAGTGGAGTTCGACGGTTTCGCCGCAACTAGCTTCCGCAAGGCCCAACGTGCTTGAAACCGCGGAGAATCCCAAGGCCGGAACGGTCGAAAAGGTCGCTTTCAGCCCGGACACAAGTCGTCCGACGTACAAGACCAAGGAACTCAGCCTCGACACCAGCGGCAAAGTGGACTTGACGGAAGCCGAGATAATAGTCTCAGGCGGCCGAGGAATGGGTGGGACGGACTACTCGCTGCTTGAAGAAATGGCTGGAATTTTCGGACCAACAGCGACGGTTGGGGCTTCAAGGGCCGCTGTGGACGCGGGATGGAGACCTCATTCCGATCAAGTGGGGCAAACCGGCAAGACAGTTACGCCCAACCTGTACGTCGCGTGCGGTATCTCCGGTTCCATACAGCATCTTGCGGGCATGGGCTCCTCCAAGGTCATCGTGGCCGTGAATAAGGACCCGGAAGCCCCCATTTTCACCAAAGCGGACTACGGGATCGTTGGGGACCTTTTCAAGGTGGTGCCTGAGTTCAACAAGGAACTCAAAACGCTTCTTGCAGAATAG
- a CDS encoding electron transfer flavoprotein subunit beta/FixA family protein, with translation MKSLVCLKQVPDTETQIKVNADGTGIVTDGIKYVINPYDEFSVEEALRLKEKFKEGEVVILTIGPDRATEAIRTALAMGADRGVHVSDEALNQADPLVSAQALAAAAAQLQYDIIFCGHRAIDDDFAATGAMLAELLKLPQVTLVTKVEVSDDKKSAVVERDVEGGKEIVEVSLPCVVTSQKGLNEPRYASLPGIMKAKKKPIDKKTAADLGVSADPKLQSKNYTMPPERQAGKKFEGLEPEEAAKVVVQALRNEAKII, from the coding sequence TTGAAATCACTGGTATGCCTGAAACAGGTCCCTGACACGGAAACGCAGATCAAGGTCAACGCGGACGGGACTGGTATAGTGACTGATGGAATCAAGTACGTCATCAATCCCTACGATGAATTCAGTGTCGAAGAGGCGCTCCGTCTCAAGGAGAAATTCAAAGAGGGAGAGGTCGTAATCTTGACCATCGGCCCTGATCGCGCTACCGAGGCGATACGGACTGCGCTGGCTATGGGGGCCGATCGAGGTGTTCATGTTAGCGACGAAGCCCTGAACCAGGCTGACCCTCTCGTCAGTGCTCAAGCTCTGGCCGCTGCAGCGGCCCAACTGCAATACGACATTATTTTCTGCGGCCACCGCGCGATTGACGATGACTTCGCCGCCACCGGTGCAATGCTTGCGGAATTGCTCAAGCTGCCCCAGGTCACCCTGGTGACGAAGGTGGAGGTGTCTGACGACAAGAAAAGCGCGGTCGTGGAAAGAGACGTGGAAGGCGGAAAAGAAATCGTCGAAGTGTCGTTGCCCTGCGTGGTGACATCCCAGAAAGGCCTCAATGAGCCGCGGTATGCGTCGCTGCCTGGTATCATGAAGGCCAAAAAGAAGCCGATCGACAAAAAAACGGCAGCTGACCTTGGCGTGAGTGCAGACCCGAAATTGCAATCGAAGAACTACACCATGCCGCCTGAACGACAGGCCGGGAAGAAGTTCGAAGGGCTGGAACCGGAGGAAGCGGCTAAGGTGGTTGTACAGGCGCTTCGCAACGAAGCCAAGATAATCTGA
- a CDS encoding tetratricopeptide repeat protein, translating to MNKIKTLPMAVFVLAVATAVATSPSWGANSQEANNGHSSDLIGLAITKANSGDLDEALDLFNRALSASSNSVTALYNRGKVSLIQGRVEKALADLDKAIKLDPQLEGAYMARGMAHRLRGDFTKAFKDFNKAISLNSENTEALINRAALYFDTGEPENALQDLSRLIELNPLMMTALGNRAYILEQLGRYGEAIKDLTEILAQEPNNIMAMKHLGSIYRQKGEAANASRWYRMALKVEEDESNKNRLNAEIVDLERKAKQSR from the coding sequence ATGAACAAGATTAAGACGCTACCAATGGCTGTGTTCGTACTCGCCGTCGCCACGGCCGTCGCAACCTCTCCCTCATGGGGTGCCAATTCCCAGGAAGCAAACAACGGTCATAGTTCAGACCTGATCGGCCTCGCGATCACGAAAGCGAACTCCGGGGACCTTGACGAAGCTCTGGATTTGTTTAATCGGGCTTTGAGCGCTTCCAGCAACAGTGTGACAGCGTTGTACAACCGCGGGAAGGTGTCTCTGATTCAAGGCCGCGTGGAAAAAGCTCTTGCCGACCTCGACAAAGCCATCAAACTGGATCCTCAGCTCGAAGGGGCCTACATGGCTCGCGGCATGGCCCACAGGTTGCGCGGTGATTTCACAAAGGCCTTCAAGGACTTCAACAAAGCCATAAGCCTAAATTCCGAGAACACCGAAGCGTTGATTAATCGGGCGGCCCTGTATTTCGATACGGGTGAACCGGAGAATGCACTGCAAGATCTCTCTCGACTCATCGAACTTAATCCGCTCATGATGACCGCGTTAGGAAACCGAGCTTATATCCTGGAACAACTGGGACGATATGGTGAGGCCATCAAGGACCTTACGGAGATTCTGGCCCAGGAACCTAATAATATCATGGCCATGAAGCATCTGGGATCTATCTACAGACAGAAGGGCGAAGCGGCCAATGCATCGAGATGGTACAGAATGGCGTTAAAGGTCGAAGAGGACGAGAGCAACAAGAATCGTCTCAACGCCGAGATCGTGGATCTGGAGCGGAAAGCCAAACAGAGCCGGTGA
- a CDS encoding alpha/beta hydrolase, producing MGDPSSSVIHGTPVDQRTDGPGVTRIDSADPAASMYDLLAKVRSPVTLRDMMIFPVRAVYAGQMPPGGLEAIPHWDHMFPNVTVEEMYVPSPDGPVRCQVYRPDATAQNRPMMLYVHGGGFMLGRSEDTDYITRRICAENGVIVVSVNYRLAPEWPFPAGLDDCLAVYCWMREHGPDIGGDPGRVGVAGDSSGGNFAAVLPLLARSQNLAPPDVSVMFAPVLDFLFEEYESFNRMAPTGVVYDAPFMGFARGAYCRYSEWTHPHVSPLRGDLGGFPNAMIIVGTHDPIVDSCLEFARKLRTSASNQVELFVREGMPHGFYFWPDLFPQEEEAYGALAVFLRRHLGGATQSGI from the coding sequence ATGGGAGACCCTTCGTCTTCGGTGATTCATGGGACCCCGGTAGACCAGCGGACTGACGGCCCTGGGGTGACACGCATCGATTCGGCCGATCCCGCTGCCTCCATGTACGATCTCTTGGCCAAAGTCCGTAGCCCCGTGACCCTGCGCGACATGATGATATTTCCGGTGCGGGCCGTATACGCGGGCCAGATGCCTCCCGGCGGGCTGGAAGCCATACCACACTGGGATCATATGTTCCCGAACGTGACCGTCGAGGAGATGTATGTGCCCTCACCTGACGGTCCGGTCCGCTGCCAAGTGTACCGCCCGGATGCGACGGCGCAGAACAGGCCGATGATGCTGTACGTCCACGGCGGCGGCTTCATGCTAGGCCGCTCGGAGGATACCGACTACATAACGCGCAGGATCTGCGCAGAAAACGGCGTCATCGTCGTCAGCGTCAACTACCGTCTGGCGCCGGAATGGCCCTTCCCTGCCGGACTTGATGACTGTTTGGCGGTCTACTGCTGGATGCGCGAACACGGTCCCGATATCGGAGGAGACCCAGGAAGAGTCGGCGTCGCGGGTGATTCCTCCGGGGGCAACTTTGCGGCGGTGTTGCCGTTGCTGGCTCGATCGCAAAATCTGGCCCCGCCCGATGTATCGGTAATGTTCGCGCCCGTGCTCGATTTTCTATTCGAAGAATACGAGTCCTTCAATAGGATGGCCCCCACTGGAGTGGTTTATGATGCGCCCTTCATGGGCTTCGCGCGCGGGGCGTATTGCCGCTACTCCGAATGGACGCATCCCCACGTGAGTCCCTTGCGGGGGGACCTGGGCGGCTTTCCCAACGCCATGATCATTGTCGGGACGCATGACCCGATAGTGGATAGCTGCTTAGAATTCGCGCGCAAGCTCCGGACTTCGGCTTCAAATCAGGTCGAACTCTTCGTTCGCGAAGGCATGCCGCACGGGTTCTATTTTTGGCCTGACTTGTTCCCGCAGGAAGAAGAGGCCTATGGTGCTCTCGCCGTTTTCCTGCGACGCCACCTCGGCGGCGCAACTCAATCCGGCATCTAA
- a CDS encoding EF2563 family selenium-dependent molybdenum hydroxylase system protein — MPNNLFDLKIMIRGAGEMATGTACRLHRSGFYKILMTEVAQPLAVRRLVSFCDAVYQGTTTVEGVQAVAISTPDQAVGLWNERLVPVLVDPKNNSRTAIKPDIIVDAILAKRNLGTGIGDATLVIGLGPGFCAGRDVHCVIETNRGHNLARPILDGEADPDTGIPGDIGGATTARVLRAPADGVFESDLEIGAFVKKGQTIGHVSGKRVTAGVGGVLRGLIRSSTPVNKGLKIGDVDPRENVQYCSTISEKARAIGGSVLEAILARFNQP; from the coding sequence ATGCCAAACAACCTCTTTGACCTAAAAATCATGATTCGGGGCGCGGGTGAAATGGCCACCGGGACCGCGTGCCGGCTCCATCGGTCCGGGTTCTACAAGATCCTGATGACCGAGGTTGCGCAGCCTCTTGCGGTACGGCGTTTGGTCAGTTTTTGCGATGCCGTTTACCAGGGCACGACCACGGTTGAAGGTGTGCAGGCCGTAGCCATTTCTACTCCCGATCAGGCAGTGGGCCTGTGGAACGAGAGGCTCGTCCCGGTCCTGGTGGATCCCAAGAACAACTCCAGAACTGCTATCAAGCCTGACATCATTGTCGACGCCATCCTGGCCAAGCGCAATCTCGGGACCGGTATCGGCGATGCCACATTGGTGATCGGTTTGGGGCCCGGTTTCTGCGCGGGCAGAGATGTTCATTGCGTAATAGAGACCAACCGAGGCCACAATCTTGCGCGACCGATATTGGACGGCGAAGCCGACCCGGACACAGGAATTCCCGGTGACATCGGGGGGGCCACCACGGCCAGAGTTCTGCGAGCGCCCGCGGATGGGGTCTTCGAGTCGGACCTGGAAATAGGGGCCTTTGTCAAAAAAGGACAGACCATCGGCCACGTTTCTGGCAAACGGGTCACTGCGGGCGTGGGGGGCGTCTTGCGGGGCTTGATAAGGTCCTCCACCCCAGTCAATAAAGGTCTTAAAATCGGAGACGTGGACCCACGGGAAAACGTACAATATTGCAGCACCATTTCGGAAAAGGCTCGAGCCATCGGTGGTAGTGTCCTGGAAGCTATTCTTGCTCGTTTTAACCAACCTTGA
- a CDS encoding thiol reductase thioredoxin, which translates to MYKKGAVQPQSSNLKNFTDENFQADVVEASKSQPILVDFYADWCFPCRMLDPVLEEVARDLNGRAVIGKLDTDKNLIARRFGVNKIPALFVIRDGEIKDSFFGVVSKETIVKALKDYGG; encoded by the coding sequence ATGTATAAGAAGGGCGCTGTTCAGCCACAATCAAGCAATCTTAAGAATTTTACCGACGAGAATTTTCAGGCAGATGTGGTGGAGGCATCCAAATCTCAGCCCATCCTGGTGGATTTCTACGCGGACTGGTGCTTTCCATGCCGTATGCTCGATCCCGTACTCGAAGAAGTAGCCCGCGATTTGAACGGCCGCGCTGTCATAGGTAAACTGGACACGGACAAGAACCTGATCGCCCGACGCTTCGGTGTTAATAAGATACCAGCATTATTCGTAATCCGCGACGGGGAAATAAAAGACAGTTTCTTTGGGGTGGTATCCAAGGAAACCATTGTCAAAGCGTTAAAAGATTACGGCGGCTGA
- the priA gene encoding primosomal protein N' — translation MGETEHLVDVAIPLPLEGPFTYRVPEELVTQAQMGRRILVPFRNKIRTGFIVGPGSGDYSPEDIKDALEIPDEAPYLTSELWEFMRWVADYYLLPSGLVLKTALPPGSNTRSQPWVILTSEGRQSLVKKEDELCFPVPRRLRKTGAMPRKEFDALVASSELNQALERGWVRIEERIARPRTTLREKNLPGLLDPAGAGVIPAEQIPDLTSDQSSAVGKIGTAISSGGFHPYLLFGVTGSGKTEVYLRLIDKTLKEGKGVLVLVPEIALTPQLARRFLRRLGGGVGLLHSGLTPSQRLDEWRRIRSGQVNVLIAARSGIFAPMEHLGLIIVDEEHDPSYKQEDSCPYNARDMALARAKLVDACVVLGSATPSFETFVNAQRGKVTRVDLPKRYHGGALPAVELIDLKAFKDKEVKKSLLTRPLVHAIRETLERGEQVVLFLNRRGFDTFVQCRSCGHVFKCPNCDISLTHHKKARDVRCHICGFSKAAPPLCPECSGGDLFFGGIGTQKVEEELAALFPEARVERLDRDSTRRRGKLESLLDRFRKKEIDILTGTQMIVKGHDFPGIALVGVLCGDLSLHFPDFRAAERTFQMLTQVAGRTGRESDSGRVLLQTFDPNHEAIRHAALHAYERFFESDSALRKELLYPPFGHLVLVRVEGNIEKRVENRAIKIGRAARLLKGPSKEVMILGPAPSPRKKVIGKFRWQVLFKASRRGPLRDLVKALVKEGHLKAQGLKVVIDVDPIDML, via the coding sequence ATGGGTGAGACCGAACATTTAGTCGATGTGGCGATTCCCCTTCCCCTTGAAGGCCCTTTCACTTATAGGGTGCCGGAGGAGCTTGTCACCCAGGCGCAGATGGGACGGCGAATCCTGGTGCCATTCCGGAACAAGATCCGAACCGGTTTCATAGTTGGTCCTGGATCCGGTGATTATTCCCCGGAGGATATCAAGGACGCTTTAGAGATTCCGGACGAGGCCCCCTATTTGACTTCCGAATTGTGGGAATTCATGCGTTGGGTGGCCGACTATTATCTGCTCCCTTCAGGCCTTGTACTCAAAACTGCTCTTCCCCCGGGATCGAATACGCGCTCGCAGCCGTGGGTGATCTTAACATCCGAAGGCCGACAAAGTCTCGTGAAAAAGGAAGACGAACTTTGCTTTCCTGTTCCCCGCAGGCTGCGCAAGACCGGCGCCATGCCCCGAAAGGAATTTGATGCGCTTGTAGCATCGTCCGAATTGAACCAAGCTCTTGAACGAGGCTGGGTTCGTATTGAAGAGCGAATTGCCCGTCCCAGGACCACGCTCCGAGAAAAAAATCTCCCGGGCCTACTTGACCCCGCCGGAGCCGGCGTGATTCCCGCGGAACAAATTCCCGATTTAACATCGGATCAGAGTTCAGCAGTGGGGAAGATAGGAACGGCCATATCCTCCGGAGGGTTTCATCCCTATCTGCTCTTCGGGGTAACCGGCTCCGGCAAGACCGAGGTCTACCTCAGGCTTATTGATAAAACCCTTAAAGAAGGGAAAGGGGTCCTGGTTTTGGTCCCCGAAATAGCCCTGACTCCTCAACTGGCCCGTCGTTTCCTGAGGCGGCTTGGCGGCGGGGTCGGACTGCTTCATAGCGGTCTCACGCCGTCGCAAAGGCTGGATGAATGGCGCCGCATACGGTCCGGCCAGGTAAATGTTCTGATAGCGGCTCGATCCGGGATCTTCGCCCCTATGGAGCACCTCGGTCTTATCATTGTGGACGAGGAACATGACCCTTCGTACAAGCAGGAGGACAGTTGCCCGTACAACGCCCGCGACATGGCGCTGGCCAGAGCGAAATTAGTCGACGCTTGCGTCGTGCTGGGAAGCGCCACCCCTTCGTTTGAAACCTTCGTGAACGCGCAACGCGGCAAAGTTACGCGTGTTGATTTGCCTAAACGGTATCACGGCGGCGCTCTTCCCGCGGTCGAACTGATCGACTTGAAAGCTTTCAAGGACAAGGAAGTGAAGAAGTCCCTCCTCACGCGCCCGCTCGTTCATGCCATAAGAGAAACCCTCGAGCGCGGCGAACAGGTGGTTCTGTTTCTGAACAGGAGGGGATTCGACACATTTGTCCAATGCAGGTCCTGCGGGCATGTCTTCAAATGTCCCAACTGCGACATCAGCCTGACTCATCACAAGAAAGCCAGAGATGTCCGGTGCCATATCTGCGGTTTTTCAAAGGCCGCTCCACCGCTTTGTCCGGAGTGTTCCGGAGGCGACCTGTTCTTTGGTGGAATCGGGACCCAGAAAGTAGAAGAAGAATTGGCCGCCCTGTTCCCCGAGGCGCGTGTGGAAAGGCTCGACCGTGATTCGACAAGGCGGCGGGGAAAACTGGAGTCGCTTTTGGATCGCTTCCGGAAAAAGGAGATAGACATCCTCACCGGTACCCAGATGATAGTCAAAGGCCATGATTTTCCCGGCATCGCCCTGGTGGGAGTTCTCTGCGGCGACCTTTCCTTGCACTTCCCGGATTTCAGGGCAGCTGAAAGGACCTTCCAGATGCTCACCCAGGTGGCAGGTCGTACCGGACGAGAAAGCGATTCGGGCCGCGTCTTGCTCCAGACCTTTGATCCCAACCACGAGGCCATCAGGCACGCGGCTCTTCATGCGTATGAGCGGTTTTTCGAGAGCGACTCCGCCCTTCGAAAAGAACTTCTATATCCGCCGTTCGGTCACCTGGTTCTTGTGCGAGTGGAAGGGAACATCGAGAAGCGGGTGGAAAACAGGGCCATCAAAATCGGCCGAGCCGCGAGGCTTCTCAAAGGACCCTCCAAAGAAGTGATGATCCTCGGGCCCGCTCCCTCTCCCCGAAAAAAGGTGATAGGAAAGTTTCGATGGCAGGTCCTTTTCAAGGCCTCACGCAGAGGCCCTCTTCGTGATTTGGTCAAGGCTCTCGTCAAAGAAGGTCACTTGAAAGCCCAGGGGCTGAAGGTGGTCATTGACGTCGACCCCATTGACATGCTTTAG